The following proteins come from a genomic window of Galactobacillus timonensis:
- a CDS encoding Mur ligase family protein has translation MKFLYFLMVVLGALVPFRHALHMFQQNRYELARYSQWIEVNIEGGARRAAIPTAVILAVAFACVHLDTGMILILCTVLAGVLSVWELLREKKQVYIKPLVVTNRVKRQILVLAILYAAIQLVLLWAYRRLNLWLMLGMCYFGPWILIYPMGWITEPVENAIKRWYVKKTKEILDSYTGLVKIGITGSYGKTSTKNVMQTVLSQQFNSLMTPASYNTPMGITRTIREYLKPIHEVFVCEMGADHVGDITELMRYVEPSIGVVTSIGPQHLQTFKTQENIIHEKMQMIELLPKDGLGILNYDNEFIRNYKINNPVKVVTCAVRWPDADYRAENISFSSSGSSFDIVHGDERAHMETKLLGELNILNILFATAAARYLGVSWAKIQRGVREMKQVEHRLEQKAINGLHFIDDAFNANPTGAAMALSVLSMMPGKRWIVTPGMIELSSHQEELNRAFGAEMKGRVDEVILVGRKQTEPINEGLKLSGFDLAHVRTVDTEKEAFQILWHDAKPQDTILLENDLPDAFNQ, from the coding sequence ATGAAGTTTCTTTACTTTTTGATGGTTGTTCTGGGGGCGTTGGTTCCGTTTCGCCATGCGCTGCATATGTTCCAGCAGAACCGCTATGAGCTGGCTCGCTACAGTCAGTGGATTGAAGTGAATATTGAAGGCGGTGCGCGACGGGCTGCGATTCCTACGGCGGTGATTCTGGCGGTTGCCTTTGCGTGTGTGCATCTGGATACGGGAATGATCCTGATTCTCTGCACGGTGCTTGCCGGTGTGCTTTCAGTGTGGGAGCTGCTTCGGGAAAAGAAGCAGGTATACATCAAGCCGCTGGTTGTTACGAATCGTGTGAAGCGGCAGATTCTGGTGCTGGCGATTCTGTATGCGGCAATTCAGCTGGTGCTTCTGTGGGCGTATCGGCGGCTGAATCTCTGGCTGATGCTGGGGATGTGCTACTTTGGGCCCTGGATTCTGATCTATCCGATGGGGTGGATTACGGAACCGGTCGAAAATGCGATCAAGCGCTGGTATGTGAAGAAGACGAAGGAGATTCTTGACAGCTATACGGGGCTGGTCAAGATCGGCATTACCGGATCCTATGGCAAGACAAGTACGAAGAATGTGATGCAGACGGTGCTTTCGCAGCAGTTCAATTCGCTGATGACGCCTGCCAGCTATAATACGCCGATGGGCATTACGCGTACGATTCGCGAATATCTCAAGCCGATCCATGAGGTGTTTGTGTGCGAGATGGGTGCGGACCACGTTGGCGATATTACGGAACTGATGCGGTATGTAGAGCCTTCGATCGGTGTTGTGACATCAATCGGTCCCCAGCATCTGCAGACCTTCAAGACGCAGGAAAACATCATTCACGAAAAAATGCAGATGATTGAGCTGCTGCCGAAGGATGGGCTTGGCATCCTGAACTACGATAATGAATTCATTCGCAACTATAAGATCAATAATCCGGTGAAGGTAGTGACCTGTGCGGTTCGCTGGCCTGACGCCGATTATCGGGCGGAGAACATTTCGTTTTCTTCTTCGGGATCTTCGTTTGATATTGTGCACGGGGATGAGCGTGCCCATATGGAGACGAAGCTGCTCGGGGAGCTGAATATTCTTAATATTCTCTTTGCAACAGCGGCGGCCAGGTATCTGGGAGTTTCGTGGGCGAAGATTCAGCGCGGCGTGCGTGAAATGAAGCAGGTGGAGCATCGTCTGGAGCAGAAGGCGATCAATGGTCTGCACTTCATTGATGACGCCTTCAATGCCAATCCGACCGGTGCTGCTATGGCCCTTTCGGTGCTGTCGATGATGCCGGGAAAGCGGTGGATCGTGACGCCGGGAATGATCGAACTCAGCTCGCACCAGGAGGAGCTGAACCGTGCCTTCGGTGCAGAAATGAAGGGCAGGGTGGATGAAGTGATCCTGGTTGGCAGAAAGCAGACGGAGCCGATCAACGAGGGTCTGAAGCTGAGCGGTTTTGATCTGGCTCATGTGAGGACGGTGGATACGGAGAAGGAGGCATTCCAGATTCTCTGGCATGATGCGAAGCCTCAGGATACGATCCTTCTGGAGAATGATCTGCCGGATGCGTTCAATCAGTAA
- a CDS encoding CdaR family protein: protein MSEPEKKQRTDNRGDANKTELANRIASQSKRMDRTYQTVSNGLIRIFRWFSTLLDKTLFNPRYTRLVSLILAIVLYLIVNYNTNSSLHTTTLQQARSLNAVTVTANYNSDIFELDGLPATADITITGDASSVTAAAASGGVVVADLEGLTEGTHEVKLEAQGFGSSVSVKIDPSNVILTLKKKTTRQFDVSYDFINRDKMDSIYSLGTPQFEYTKVNVRAAKDTLDSIAFIKALIDVSGQTADFTQEAKLVAYDVNGQPVTADIVPGTVSVTVPVTSPNKTVPIEVEVTGEVPDGMAIASITTDQQSVTIYGSEAVLGQIDKVVVSLNASSITKDTTIMRPITLPSGVTSSSINQITMNVTLGEGVSKTIDGVNINYRNNVNNYKASAVDKTTTSVVVFGTQENIDSITASDIDVYVDMQNAVPGVQDFPLEIEQPEGGLVRYSLTESTYTLNVLGETNDNTGSEEGADVNNG from the coding sequence ATGAGTGAGCCCGAGAAGAAGCAGCGCACGGATAACCGTGGCGATGCGAACAAGACGGAACTTGCCAACAGGATAGCCTCACAATCCAAGCGCATGGATCGTACATATCAGACTGTTTCCAATGGCCTGATCCGCATTTTCCGGTGGTTTTCAACCCTGTTGGACAAGACGCTGTTCAATCCGCGCTATACGCGTCTGGTGTCTTTGATTCTGGCGATCGTTCTTTATCTGATCGTCAATTACAATACCAATTCGTCTCTGCATACAACGACGCTGCAGCAGGCACGCAGTCTGAATGCGGTCACTGTTACGGCAAACTACAACAGCGACATCTTTGAGCTGGATGGTCTTCCGGCGACGGCGGACATCACCATTACGGGTGATGCGTCTTCCGTTACGGCGGCAGCCGCCAGCGGCGGTGTTGTGGTGGCAGATCTGGAAGGTTTGACCGAGGGGACGCATGAAGTGAAGCTGGAGGCCCAGGGGTTCGGCAGCTCCGTTTCCGTCAAGATCGATCCTTCCAATGTCATTCTGACGCTGAAGAAGAAGACGACGCGGCAGTTTGATGTGTCCTATGACTTCATCAACCGGGACAAGATGGACAGCATCTATTCTCTGGGTACGCCGCAGTTTGAGTACACCAAGGTCAATGTCCGGGCGGCCAAGGATACGCTCGATTCCATTGCGTTCATCAAGGCACTGATTGATGTGTCGGGCCAGACTGCTGACTTTACGCAGGAGGCGAAGCTTGTGGCCTATGATGTCAACGGTCAGCCGGTGACGGCGGACATTGTGCCGGGTACTGTATCGGTTACGGTTCCGGTCACGTCGCCGAATAAGACGGTTCCGATTGAAGTGGAAGTTACAGGTGAGGTTCCGGACGGCATGGCCATCGCTTCCATTACGACGGATCAGCAGTCGGTGACCATCTATGGTTCGGAAGCGGTTCTGGGACAGATTGACAAGGTTGTTGTTTCGCTGAATGCTTCATCGATCACCAAGGATACGACGATCATGAGGCCGATTACGCTGCCCAGCGGCGTTACCTCTTCGAGCATCAATCAGATTACGATGAATGTGACGCTTGGCGAAGGTGTCAGTAAGACGATTGACGGCGTCAATATCAACTACCGCAACAATGTAAACAACTACAAGGCGTCTGCGGTTGATAAGACGACGACATCGGTGGTTGTCTTCGGTACGCAGGAAAACATTGATTCCATTACGGCAAGTGACATTGATGTGTATGTGGATATGCAGAATGCGGTGCCGGGAGTCCAGGACTTTCCGCTGGAAATCGAGCAGCCGGAAGGCGGCCTGGTAAGGTACTCTCTGACGGAGTCAACGTATACGCTCAATGTGCTGGGCGAGACGAATGACAATACAGGCAGTGAAGAAGGAGCGGATGTAAACAATGGGTAA
- a CDS encoding phage antirepressor yields MQELQIFNNQEFGTIRTTEINGEPYFVGRDVAIALGYTNANDAMAKHCKGIAKRYPLPTEGGIQEVRIISEGDMYRLIASSKLPAAEKFESWIFDEVIPTIRKHGAYATPETIESIIANPDNGIRLLQALKEEQEKRKALEAQNEEMKPKALFAEAVSASKSSILIGDLAKIIKQNGHDIGQKRLFEWLRDNGWLIKQKGASWNMPTQRSMEMGLFEIKESTFQNPDGSVRITKTPKVTGKGQVFFVNKFCGSAV; encoded by the coding sequence ATGCAAGAATTACAAATTTTCAACAATCAGGAATTTGGAACCATCAGGACCACAGAGATCAACGGCGAGCCTTACTTCGTAGGGAGAGACGTGGCGATTGCACTTGGGTACACAAATGCAAACGATGCAATGGCAAAGCACTGCAAGGGTATCGCAAAACGCTACCCCCTTCCGACTGAGGGCGGAATACAGGAAGTTCGCATCATTTCAGAAGGGGATATGTATCGCCTGATCGCTTCCAGCAAGTTACCCGCAGCGGAAAAGTTTGAGAGCTGGATCTTCGATGAGGTGATTCCCACCATCCGCAAGCACGGCGCCTACGCAACGCCTGAAACAATCGAAAGCATCATCGCTAATCCTGACAACGGAATCCGTTTGTTACAGGCGTTGAAGGAGGAACAGGAGAAGCGGAAGGCACTCGAAGCGCAGAACGAGGAAATGAAACCCAAGGCATTGTTCGCCGAAGCCGTATCCGCATCCAAGAGTTCCATCCTGATCGGCGATCTGGCGAAGATTATCAAGCAGAACGGCCATGACATCGGACAGAAACGATTGTTTGAGTGGCTGCGCGACAACGGATGGCTGATCAAACAGAAAGGCGCATCGTGGAACATGCCAACGCAGCGCTCAATGGAAATGGGATTGTTTGAAATCAAAGAATCCACCTTCCAGAATCCTGACGGATCTGTTCGTATTACCAAAACACCAAAGGTGACAGGAAAAGGACAGGTTTTCTTCGTCAATAAGTTCTGCGGGAGCGCTGTATGA
- a CDS encoding helix-turn-helix domain-containing protein: protein MSEKKKKLDIELNVKALAAMLDMSIAELAKEAGIDQSHLLSVSSGRVKMTAKDLQKLSNRTGIPAENIKA from the coding sequence ATGAGCGAGAAAAAGAAGAAACTCGATATTGAGCTAAACGTCAAGGCGTTAGCCGCAATGCTAGACATGTCAATCGCTGAATTGGCAAAAGAAGCTGGAATTGACCAAAGCCATTTGCTTTCGGTGTCTAGCGGAAGGGTGAAAATGACAGCCAAGGATTTACAAAAGCTGTCTAATCGAACAGGGATTCCAGCAGAAAACATTAAGGCTTAA
- a CDS encoding sensor histidine kinase, with protein sequence MKRIRLWLRELTLTQQLVTIVFLVISFFALFVFSILSPQINSFAGNEMYRMLHNSQYTVSYYLNQYPSSSLPGNQSSSIQQLIYDPVTDSFLNSDLQDGGFLDGVRENILDGVKDTEDDLYSVSSGRFSDVDIYYCITQLNDGRYLVSLVPNSYEGQFRSQLVNNVVNLNIMVAAVLLMILTIWVASIIVPLYQIKTYINRIKNDEPAELNIDRRDEIGDVANALRDMQAELARQNKEKQEMIQNISHDLKTPIATIRSYGESIKDGIYPYGTLEQSVDVIIEHADRLDKKVRSLIALNKMDYLLDSCEPGDHLNMSQVIDKAILSLKVVRPEIRIETDVDKTVCFHGEEEPWRIVVENLMDNALRYAKALIKIELKPGQLVVFDDGQLLDEDRMKKLFHPYEKGTDGQFGLGLSIVYRVCTTYGYHVSAENRTDGVAFRIWKDLDKKELRAIEREKKKQAQGN encoded by the coding sequence ATGAAGCGGATTCGTCTGTGGCTGCGTGAACTGACGCTGACGCAGCAGCTTGTGACCATTGTGTTTCTGGTCATTTCGTTTTTTGCGCTCTTTGTTTTTTCGATTCTTTCGCCGCAGATCAATTCGTTTGCGGGAAATGAAATGTATCGTATGCTGCATAATTCGCAGTATACGGTTTCCTATTATCTGAATCAGTATCCTTCATCTTCGCTGCCGGGCAATCAGTCTTCGAGCATTCAGCAGTTGATCTACGATCCTGTGACGGATTCCTTTTTGAACAGTGATCTGCAGGATGGAGGGTTTCTCGACGGGGTTCGGGAAAATATTCTGGATGGCGTCAAGGATACGGAGGATGATCTGTATTCCGTTTCCAGCGGGCGCTTCAGTGATGTTGATATCTACTACTGCATTACGCAGTTGAACGATGGGCGCTATCTTGTGTCGCTGGTGCCGAATTCCTATGAGGGGCAGTTCCGTTCGCAGCTGGTCAATAACGTTGTGAATCTGAACATCATGGTGGCGGCGGTGCTGCTGATGATTTTGACGATCTGGGTGGCATCGATCATTGTGCCGCTGTACCAGATCAAGACCTACATCAACCGGATCAAGAACGATGAGCCGGCGGAGCTCAACATTGACCGGCGGGATGAGATCGGCGACGTGGCCAATGCGCTGCGTGATATGCAGGCCGAACTGGCGCGTCAGAACAAAGAGAAGCAGGAGATGATTCAGAACATTTCTCATGATCTGAAGACGCCGATTGCGACGATCCGCTCCTATGGGGAGTCGATCAAGGATGGCATTTATCCCTATGGCACTCTGGAGCAGTCGGTGGATGTGATCATCGAGCATGCGGACCGGCTGGACAAGAAGGTGCGTTCTTTGATTGCGCTGAACAAGATGGACTATCTGCTGGATTCATGTGAGCCGGGAGATCATCTGAACATGTCGCAGGTCATTGACAAGGCGATTCTTTCGTTGAAGGTTGTGCGGCCGGAGATACGGATTGAGACGGATGTGGACAAGACGGTATGCTTCCATGGCGAAGAGGAGCCGTGGCGCATCGTGGTAGAGAATCTGATGGACAATGCGCTGCGCTATGCAAAGGCGCTGATCAAAATCGAGCTGAAGCCGGGGCAGCTGGTTGTGTTTGATGATGGGCAGCTGCTCGATGAGGACCGGATGAAGAAGCTGTTTCATCCCTATGAAAAGGGTACGGATGGGCAGTTCGGTCTTGGCCTGAGCATCGTGTACCGTGTCTGTACGACCTATGGCTACCATGTGAGTGCGGAGAATCGGACGGATGGCGTTGCCTTCCGCATCTGGAAAGATCTCGACAAGAAGGAGCTGAGGGCGATCGAACGTGAAAAAAAGAAACAGGCGCAGGGGAATTGA
- a CDS encoding AAA family ATPase, which produces MNQENTVKITSLELENVKRVKAVKIEPTETGLTVIGGKNNQGKTSILDAITWALGGDKYKPSQPKREGSMVDPHIQIQLSNGILVERSGKNSALKVTDTTGRKAGQKLLDTFISSFALDLPKFINSSAKEKANTLLQIIGV; this is translated from the coding sequence ATGAATCAGGAAAACACAGTTAAGATTACAAGCCTCGAGCTTGAAAATGTGAAGCGCGTCAAGGCTGTAAAGATCGAGCCGACGGAGACCGGATTGACCGTGATCGGCGGCAAAAACAATCAGGGGAAAACATCGATTCTTGATGCTATTACGTGGGCACTTGGCGGAGATAAGTACAAGCCATCTCAGCCTAAGCGTGAAGGATCAATGGTGGATCCTCATATTCAGATCCAGCTTTCAAACGGGATCCTGGTAGAACGTTCTGGCAAAAACAGCGCATTGAAAGTGACTGATACTACTGGAAGAAAAGCAGGTCAGAAATTGTTAGACACATTCATTTCCTCATTTGCGCTGGATCTCCCGAAGTTTATCAATTCGAGTGCGAAGGAAAAGGCAAACACTCTGCTGCAGATCATCGGAGT
- the deoD gene encoding purine-nucleoside phosphorylase — protein sequence MATPHNSAAKGDFARTVLMPGDPLRAQFIAETFLTDAKLVTSVRNIYGYTGIYNGKRVSVMASGMGMGSIGIYSYELFKFYDVDNIIRVGSAGAYVDDLKLFDVVLSTGAYSESTYAKAMDGTEGNIMYPSKELNGRIEEAAKKLGIELHEGNIHSGDVFYHLNDDYMAGVKENHCLAVEMESFALFHNANMLGNHAACLLTISDSLVTHQETTAEERQKSFTNMMKIALEAAE from the coding sequence ATGGCTACACCGCATAATTCTGCAGCGAAGGGCGATTTTGCCAGAACGGTACTGATGCCGGGCGATCCGCTGCGGGCACAGTTCATCGCTGAGACCTTTCTCACGGACGCAAAGCTTGTGACATCGGTACGAAACATCTACGGTTATACGGGAATTTACAACGGGAAGCGTGTTTCGGTGATGGCTTCGGGCATGGGAATGGGCTCGATCGGCATTTATTCCTATGAGCTGTTCAAGTTCTATGATGTGGACAATATCATCCGTGTCGGATCTGCCGGTGCATATGTAGATGATCTGAAGCTGTTTGATGTCGTTCTTTCGACCGGTGCCTATTCGGAGTCGACGTATGCGAAGGCAATGGACGGGACGGAAGGCAATATCATGTACCCGTCGAAGGAACTGAACGGACGTATTGAAGAGGCTGCGAAGAAGCTTGGCATTGAGCTTCATGAGGGAAACATTCATTCGGGCGATGTGTTCTATCATCTCAATGATGACTATATGGCCGGGGTGAAAGAAAATCATTGCCTTGCCGTGGAGATGGAGAGCTTTGCGCTGTTCCACAATGCAAACATGCTTGGCAATCATGCGGCATGTCTTCTTACGATTTCGGACAGTCTGGTGACGCACCAGGAGACGACGGCGGAGGAGCGCCAGAAGTCCTTCACCAACATGATGAAGATTGCGCTCGAAGCAGCAGAGTAA
- a CDS encoding alpha/beta fold hydrolase: MTQFGTFKQVKTAWRCSGEGKDVILLHGWGQNMLMMSRIEEHLKEQFRVWTFDFPGFGESDQPPVPWGVPDYVEFVEDFVKQNGIKNPILIGHSFGCRVAIRYAAIHPEVRRMCLTGAAGIRLEKQNSAKTSLLKFGSKMLKGLGQEKLLEKIKDHSGSADYRNAEGVMRETFVLVVNDDVRPLLPQVKCPVLLVWGEYDEAVPIEAGEIMEAEMPDAGLAVFEGDDHFAYWHQPDRFNRVLDIFLKPELEG; encoded by the coding sequence ATGACACAGTTTGGCACATTCAAACAGGTAAAGACGGCATGGCGCTGTTCAGGGGAAGGCAAAGATGTGATTCTTCTGCACGGCTGGGGTCAGAATATGTTGATGATGAGCCGGATCGAGGAACATCTGAAGGAGCAGTTCCGGGTGTGGACCTTTGATTTTCCGGGCTTTGGTGAAAGTGATCAGCCGCCGGTCCCCTGGGGTGTTCCGGATTATGTGGAGTTTGTTGAGGACTTCGTAAAGCAGAACGGGATCAAGAATCCGATTCTGATCGGTCACAGCTTTGGCTGCCGGGTGGCGATCCGCTATGCGGCCATTCATCCGGAAGTGCGTCGGATGTGCCTGACGGGGGCTGCCGGGATCCGGCTTGAGAAGCAGAATTCGGCAAAAACGTCGCTGCTGAAGTTCGGCTCAAAGATGCTGAAGGGGCTGGGGCAGGAAAAGCTGCTGGAAAAGATCAAGGATCATTCGGGATCGGCGGATTACCGCAATGCAGAAGGTGTGATGCGGGAAACGTTTGTGCTGGTGGTCAATGATGATGTGCGGCCGCTGCTGCCGCAAGTGAAATGTCCTGTGCTTCTGGTCTGGGGTGAATATGATGAGGCTGTGCCGATTGAGGCGGGCGAGATCATGGAGGCCGAGATGCCGGATGCGGGTCTTGCGGTATTTGAGGGCGATGATCATTTTGCGTACTGGCATCAGCCGGACCGGTTCAACCGGGTGCTGGATATCTTTCTGAAACCGGAGCTTGAGGGCTAA
- the glmM gene encoding phosphoglucosamine mutase: MGKYFGTDGIRGRANEGLTADRAFLVGRSLGEYFSREGKKKIVIGKDTRLSSDMLEAALAAGIASEGCDAYLTGYGPTPMICWLTVHEDFACGAMISASHNPYFDNGIKVFSKEGIKIPAEIEDHIEDCIDGRYQMTYKINDEIGKIFSYPEGVEHYIAAVEKMFAMDLKGFRVAMDCANGSSSFTAERVFKDLGADVTVHNHEPNGININNRCGSTHPADFQEFMKANQGRFDLGLTFDGDADRQILVRPDGELVDGDYVLYIAGRYLKDHGMLNNNTIVTTVMANLGLWKAMEANGIEVQKTQVGDKYVYDCMCKGGFVIGGEQSGHIIFSQVETTGDGLVTALMITKIMRETGKTIDELCEGLVIYPQVLVNVPVTDKEAAMKDPEVLAAVEKVDTTLKGNGRVLVRASGTEPLVRVMAEAQTDAICQEQVDFVADIVRRKYGTTR; this comes from the coding sequence ATGGGTAAGTATTTTGGAACGGATGGAATCCGGGGCCGTGCAAATGAAGGCCTGACGGCGGACCGTGCATTCCTTGTGGGGCGCAGTCTGGGTGAGTATTTTTCCCGCGAAGGAAAGAAGAAGATTGTGATCGGCAAGGACACGCGTCTTTCGTCCGACATGCTGGAAGCGGCACTAGCCGCCGGTATCGCCAGCGAGGGCTGTGACGCCTATCTGACGGGATATGGTCCGACGCCGATGATCTGCTGGCTGACAGTTCATGAGGACTTTGCCTGTGGGGCGATGATTTCGGCTTCGCACAATCCGTACTTCGATAATGGCATCAAGGTATTCTCCAAGGAGGGTATTAAGATTCCGGCAGAGATCGAGGATCATATCGAGGACTGCATCGATGGCCGTTATCAGATGACCTATAAAATAAACGATGAGATCGGGAAGATATTCTCCTATCCCGAAGGTGTGGAGCATTACATTGCGGCCGTCGAGAAGATGTTTGCGATGGATCTGAAGGGCTTCCGGGTGGCGATGGATTGTGCCAACGGTTCCTCTTCCTTTACGGCAGAGCGTGTGTTCAAGGATCTCGGGGCGGATGTGACGGTTCATAACCATGAGCCCAACGGCATCAATATCAATAACCGCTGCGGTTCGACGCATCCGGCGGATTTCCAGGAATTCATGAAGGCAAATCAGGGCAGGTTCGATCTTGGTCTGACCTTCGATGGAGATGCGGATCGCCAGATTCTTGTGCGTCCGGATGGTGAACTTGTGGATGGTGACTATGTGCTTTACATTGCCGGCCGCTATCTCAAGGATCACGGGATGCTGAACAACAATACCATCGTTACGACGGTGATGGCGAACCTCGGCCTGTGGAAGGCGATGGAAGCCAATGGCATTGAGGTTCAGAAAACCCAGGTTGGCGACAAGTATGTGTATGACTGCATGTGCAAGGGCGGCTTTGTGATCGGCGGCGAGCAGAGCGGTCACATCATTTTCTCCCAAGTGGAGACGACGGGCGATGGTCTGGTGACGGCGCTGATGATTACGAAGATCATGCGTGAAACCGGGAAGACGATCGATGAGCTGTGCGAAGGTCTGGTGATTTATCCGCAGGTGCTGGTCAATGTTCCGGTAACGGACAAAGAGGCAGCGATGAAGGATCCGGAGGTGCTTGCGGCAGTGGAAAAGGTCGATACGACGCTCAAGGGCAATGGCCGCGTGCTGGTTCGCGCTTCGGGGACGGAGCCGCTGGTACGTGTCATGGCTGAGGCGCAGACCGATGCCATCTGTCAGGAACAGGTTGATTTTGTGGCGGACATTGTGCGCCGCAAGTACGGTACGACGCGTTAA
- a CDS encoding helix-turn-helix domain-containing protein, whose protein sequence is MNDDFDVRLGMLLREEREKKGITLQEIADKIGVTKTTVSRWELGARSMYASSLKDYCRACGIDINEIISHV, encoded by the coding sequence ATGAACGATGATTTTGATGTCAGATTAGGAATGCTGCTAAGAGAAGAACGAGAAAAGAAAGGCATTACGCTTCAAGAAATAGCAGATAAGATCGGTGTCACAAAAACGACCGTTTCAAGATGGGAGCTTGGGGCAAGATCAATGTACGCTTCTTCTCTAAAAGATTATTGCAGGGCGTGTGGAATAGATATCAATGAAATTATTAGCCACGTGTAA
- a CDS encoding site-specific integrase has product MIGKDEARGTWYVQVKVKDPVSGKWKAIRKRGFKLKREAQTWEAEQKASQSSKDSTVSFSAMADEYLSSMDTSAPTAAQKRAKFRLYFSDYMDRSISSISKSEMMRWRQWLSGKELSTQTKNLVLQYVKAVFRYAAKIYGIQDPGIYLKAFKKTDAEVNQEMQTWTPEEFEKFSASVRFPVYRIFFEFLYWTGCRRGEALAITKDRITPDGHVTIRESIKHFSDGAKSTKNRKIRTIQLDPQLIKDIRPLMEADGIYLFYGDRTLPITNIQREFTLAIKASGVKPIRLHDLRHSHVSNLIAAGVPVPAVAQRIGDTIQQVEKTYAHMMPDSEQFMNDQIARLHKKQ; this is encoded by the coding sequence ATGATCGGAAAAGATGAAGCACGCGGCACCTGGTACGTGCAGGTCAAAGTGAAAGATCCGGTTTCCGGGAAATGGAAAGCGATACGAAAACGCGGGTTTAAGTTAAAACGTGAAGCACAGACTTGGGAGGCTGAACAGAAAGCATCCCAGAGCTCGAAAGACAGCACTGTCAGCTTCTCCGCAATGGCTGATGAATATTTATCCAGCATGGATACATCTGCGCCTACAGCCGCCCAGAAACGTGCTAAATTCAGGCTTTATTTCTCTGATTATATGGATCGCTCCATTTCCTCCATCTCTAAGAGTGAGATGATGCGGTGGCGGCAATGGCTTAGCGGTAAGGAATTATCAACGCAAACGAAGAATCTGGTTCTCCAGTACGTCAAAGCTGTGTTCCGTTATGCTGCGAAGATCTATGGCATCCAAGATCCGGGAATTTATCTGAAAGCATTTAAGAAAACAGATGCAGAAGTTAATCAGGAAATGCAGACATGGACACCAGAAGAATTCGAAAAATTCTCTGCTTCTGTGCGCTTTCCTGTATATCGGATTTTCTTTGAATTTCTATACTGGACCGGATGCAGACGCGGCGAAGCACTTGCGATCACGAAAGACCGCATCACTCCCGACGGACATGTAACGATCAGGGAATCAATCAAACATTTCTCAGATGGAGCAAAAAGTACAAAGAACAGGAAGATCCGCACCATCCAGCTGGACCCGCAGCTGATCAAAGACATCCGGCCACTAATGGAAGCAGATGGAATTTATCTTTTTTATGGAGACCGAACACTTCCGATCACAAACATCCAGCGAGAATTTACTCTGGCAATTAAAGCATCTGGTGTGAAGCCGATCCGGCTCCATGATCTAAGGCATTCTCATGTTTCCAATCTTATCGCTGCCGGTGTTCCTGTCCCTGCTGTAGCGCAGCGAATAGGTGATACCATCCAGCAGGTTGAGAAAACCTATGCTCACATGATGCCTGATTCCGAACAATTCATGAACGATCAAATTGCGAGACTGCATAAAAAACAATAA
- a CDS encoding response regulator transcription factor has translation MKRVICIVEDEKDLNELVKRYLEKEGYEVRSYLTFDEAQQHTGDSDVSLWILDIMLGDKSGFDLIEEIRQLYPSLPVIFMSARDKEFDRIIGLEKGSDDYITKPFSPKELVLRVNNIIRRTYKDAETIINVDGYQVDESKRFVVDPKGVNIDLTTKEFDLLMLFVKNKGSAFSREQILERVWETSYYGSDRVVDDTLRRLRRKMPDLNIHTIYGFGYRLD, from the coding sequence ATGAAACGTGTCATCTGCATTGTTGAGGATGAAAAGGATCTCAATGAGCTGGTCAAGCGGTATCTGGAAAAAGAAGGCTATGAGGTGCGGTCCTATCTGACGTTTGATGAGGCGCAGCAGCATACGGGTGACAGTGATGTTTCGCTGTGGATCCTCGATATCATGCTGGGGGATAAGAGCGGCTTCGATCTGATTGAAGAGATCCGTCAGCTGTATCCTTCGCTTCCGGTGATCTTCATGTCGGCGCGTGACAAGGAGTTTGACCGCATCATCGGCCTGGAAAAGGGCAGCGATGACTATATTACGAAGCCGTTTTCGCCCAAGGAGCTTGTGCTTCGCGTGAACAACATCATCCGCCGTACCTATAAGGATGCAGAAACCATCATTAACGTGGACGGTTATCAGGTCGATGAAAGCAAGCGCTTTGTGGTGGATCCCAAGGGTGTGAACATTGATCTGACGACGAAGGAATTTGATCTGCTGATGCTGTTTGTCAAGAACAAAGGCTCTGCCTTCAGCAGGGAACAGATTCTGGAGAGAGTCTGGGAGACAAGCTATTACGGATCGGACCGTGTCGTGGATGATACGCTGCGGCGTCTGAGGCGCAAGATGCCGGATCTGAACATTCATACGATCTACGGCTTCGGTTACCGGCTGGACTGA